The genome window AATCCGAATCAGACTGGCTAGGCTTCAGAGATAGACTGGTTCATTTTCTGTCTCATTATCAAGGTGGTTAATGTGTTTGCTTTGTAAAAAGTTGTAACTTCTGTACTTAGACATGTGTGCCGTCTGTTTAGTTTCAAGAGACGAGACCTCTTGAAAATTGACCTGGTAGTTATGTGACAGTCTTGCCATAGTTTCAACATATATGTatatccaccccccccccccccagcaactGTCCAATGGGATGACGCTGCGTGACCTGCCGCTAGACATGCAGAACAACATCCTGTACAAGTTCTCCGACGCCTGTGACATCATCAACCTGGGACAGGCCACGCCCACTCTTCACATGCTCAGTGAGGACCGGCGCCTGTGGAAGAAGCTGTGTCAGTTTCACTTTGCAGAGAAACAGGTAGAAGTCACTGGGTATCTAAACATGGCATTCAATGTAATCAGTGTCACAAACTGCTTGAATACAGGGTCATGTTCAGTGAGTAGTACACAGTGACCACCAGAGTGCAGTGTTGCCACATTTAATATAAGGGAGGCATTCTACATAAGGTCTATGGAGTTGAACATGAAATGGTGGTCATTTAGAAAATAACTCTGGAATTACCCTTCAGTTACCTTAGCatctctttctttcctttccCCCTGGTGTCAACCGTGTTTtctcgtcgtgtgtgtgtgtagttctgcAGGCATctgatcttgtcagagaggggcCATGTGGACTGGAAGGTCATGTACTTCACCCTACAGAAATACTACCCCAAGAGAGAGCAGTACGGAGACACACTGCACTTCTGCAGACACTGTAGCATCCTCTTCTGGAAGGTAAGAACAAGAAGACACACTAGACAACATGACAGCAtctcaaaaggcaccctattccctacagtgccATTTCGGACGTGTTATATGGGTTCCATAGCTGCATGTCAGGGGGGACTCCCATAATACATATGCCTATTTTTAGGTTGATATTAATAATAGATTTATTAAGCATTTTTCCAAGTTCCTAATGTGCTTAGCAAGAAAGAAAAGTaaactaaaatgttaaataaagtGGAGAGTGAGTTTTTGAGTCCTAGCCAGGAGAAATCTTTGCATGTGATGTCATGGTGACCTTTGGCTGTGTTTATGGAGTTTGGGGTCAGCTCAGGACTGAGATTTGCCCATTAATAAACGGTAGCGCATTTGCGTCGATTTACAAATGTTTCTGCCGTAAGAAGGAAATGCCCCGACTATCTGTGTTAATATGCCTCACTTGTGATACGGTTTTGGAAACATTTGGAACTTgactttcatatcagcgagaaattATTTTTCAAATCCAAAAGATACACTTACTGTATGCAGTTTTAGCACAGTTGCACATGACTGTGTTGTGAATAATGCATGCATGCTCACAATGGAAATGTGAGCGCAAGGTGGGAGGATGACGTATGTCAGCTGGAGGCTGTTATTGTGCTAAAACTGCGTACAGTAGGTATCTTTTGTATTTGAAAGattatttctcgctgatatgaaagtAAAGTTacaaaagtttccaaaactgtatcGCCAGCAAGGATTATTAATGTGTCTGGGTCTTTCTATGAAcaatgtgtgacattgggatCAACATTTCAAAATCGTATGAAACAAAAATCAAAAGGATTTTCATGTAGTTTCACGTGTTCTTCGAGGAATAAAagtgaatatatgcaaattggcccataactccacctatacaacaacatatcaatcaatcaaatgtatttataaagccctttttacatcagcagatgtcacaaagtgctatacagaaacccagcctaaaaccacaaactgcaagcaatgcagatgtagaagcacggtggctaggaaaaactccctagaaagacaggaaccttggaagaaacctagagaggaaccaggctctgaggggtggccagtcagtcctcttctggctgtgccaggtggagattataagagtacatggccatttaaggccagattgttcttcaagatgttcaaacgttcatagatgaccagcagggtcaaataataatcagtggttgtagagggtgcaacaggtcagcacctccaagagtaaatgtcagttggcttttcatagccgagcattcagaggtcaagacagccGGTCCAGGACAAggcagcacgtccggtgaacagctCAGTGTTCcttagccacaggcagaacagttgaaactggagcagcagtatgaccaggtggactggggacagccaggagtcatcaggccaggtagttctgaggcatgATCCTGGTGCTCCGGTCtctcctggaggagagagagagcaagagagaattagagggtgcatacttaaattcacacaggacaccagatgtgcccggagaattacaccagatataacagactgaccctagcccccccagAACGTGGACTATTGCAGTATAGATACTGGAGACAGAGACTGGTGGGTCgtgggacactgtggccctgtccgacgatacccccggacaggaccaaccaggcaggatataaccccacccactttccagaagcacagcccccacaccactagggggatatcaacagaccgccaacttactaccctgagacaaggctgagtatagtccacgaagatctcctccacaccactagagggatatcaacagaccaccaacttactaccctgagacaaggctgagtatagtccacgaagatctcctccataccactagagggatatcaacagaccaccaacttactaccctgagacaaggctgagtatagtccacgaagatctcctccacaccactagagggatatcaacagaccaccaacttactaccctgagacaaggctgagtatagtccacgaagatctcctccaccgcacgagCCTGAGGGGGCAGAAACCCGGACAGAAAGATCacgtctgtgactcaacccactcaagtgatgcacccctcctagggacagcatggaagagcaccagtaagccagtgactcagcccctgtaatagggtccgaggcagagaatcccagtggagagaggggagccggccaggcagagacggcaagtgcctttccgttcaccttcgcacccctgggctagactacactcaatcataggacctactgaagagatgagtcttcagtaatgacttgaaggttgagaccgagtctgcgtctctcacatggataggcagaccattccataaaaatggagctctacatCCTTTAAGCAGGGTTCTTACAGCTATTAGctagtcaaattcaaggactttcagacATTTTCAAGAACTTAATGGTACTTTTTTAAAGAACCTCAATGTTATACAATTGTGTGTATATAACTGTACATATAGGTCCTAATATAACCCCCCCCCACGCACACAATAAAAAGTGTCCAAAAAAAGTAGGCCATTACTACTTTAATAATTATTATTTCTTTGAGTTTTTGGGCCTTGCCAATGCATTGatattgaaagtatttttacctaaCAGAATGTGAGAATGTGGACATTTCCTGACTAAATAGATTGGATGCATGCATGGAGATTTGTATGTGCCAGATGTAGGCACATGTAATAAAGTCATGAATAGCGGTAGCATTAATCTCACCATCGCTGTTTTTATCATGAGTAAGTGACCGAAAACCAGGTCTCTTTTTAAAGTGTAGTAATTTAGtagactcttatccagaacgacttacaggagcaattttatttgattttaattGCAGAATTTTCAGctagtcagctctgggattcaaacctgCTACCTTTCGGTAactggtccaatgctcttaactgctaggctacctgctgccctttttcttttttcttttttttctggaaGAATTTATATAGAAAGACTAGTTGAATCCAACATTAGATGTTGTCATCCTAATGAAAGTAAAAACATTTaggcactcactactgtaagtcactctggataaaagtgtctgctaaatgactaaaatgtaagtaaTAATCATGGGTAGTTACAAGGGAGCAGGAGAACTTATAAATTGGCTACAATCATTCCAATAACTTTTCAAGCACAAaattgaggatttaaaaaaataataatccaaGGTAGGCCTATTCCAGTACTTGAATTTATGAGCAACAAGTTCACGTAGGCTACTTCAAGCCccttgtattgtttttaaaattGCAGTtctaacatggaaaacaaaatgtatttgacATGTTATTTCATTACCAGATCTTAATGTGATCTGGTAATGAAATAACATGTCAAATACATTATTGTGAATAAGTCCAGTAGGTTATGTAATTTGTTGTCATTATATCCAGAATAATTAATAGGAATACCGTTGGTGTTGCGCAATAGTCTATTCTACACAATTGCACACAGTAGACTCTGTCTCTAAGCCGAGGAACAAAAATATATGAAAACACAAACTCATTGCCTTTTTgctttctctgttaaatctaaTGAGACCCTGCTGAAAATCAAGCAGACAATGATAGATGGTAAACATCAATTCGCtagggatattagatccaacTGTCTTCACTGGTGTAACCAATGAGACGCCAAAATATTCTTCATTCCTTGCAAACACCTTTTTTTACAGCACTTGGGCTATTGTTGCATCGCATGTGTCATCACAGCACTTGACTGTTATTCGGAAAATTCCTTCCTGGATCAGTAGATGTGTTAAAATATCACAGCGTAACTAATCAGCTGGATGGACACCAAATGAGCATCTAACAAGTAGTATGCATAATTATTGAAGAGGCACGTTAATGATCATATCGATTTTAAGTATAAAGGTAAGGTGGCTCTTTTTGTTAGAACATTTGAATTTGCAATGCTTACATAATTTTCGATTTGTGTGCCCATAAACTGTTTTCACCCcttaacataaggagacactaaatgttacgtactTTCACATTTCTGAGATCTCTATACAAAAAACTGTCTGACAGCTAGGTCCAGGATCCTTACAGGGTTCAAGTGCGatgtctaatttaactgattTAATGATTAACATATGATATAACGACAGCTTACACTGCCATAAATGCAAGGAGAGAAGTAAGTTGTCACACGATTTTGGACAAATCCGTCAAGACGCCAATCATGATTAAGGGTTAAACATAGGTTGGCTATATAgctatgacccccccccccatatcttAATGTAATGACATGAGAGAAAAAACAtatcctcactggtaccctagtttatagaaagacccttCTAAGCGTTAAAACGGAGCGTCGGGATTGTAGTCCACATGGAGCCAGCTGTGGTCCATATACATTCACCTTAGAACCCTAGGGATGGCTGTATGCCCCCGTTGGGTTCTCAAGAGCTGGACAGGGATGTACTGTGAGGAAAATGTACAGCCAAAACAGGGATGTACTGTGAGGAAAATGTACAGCCAAAACAATCTTTATCAGTAATGTGTAGTCACAACCACCCCCAAAAAGAatagtctctctgtgtattgAGACTTTTGTTTATGcactttttaaataaatacattctcAACTTATGCTATTAGAAGTGATTCATCATTTGGGTGGAGAAAACCAGCCTCTTTTCCAGAACCAACAAACTGCTTAACTGCCCCTCTCCTTTTTGCTAGCAGCATATAACTCTAGCACATTCCTCTCACCTCAGCCCTTAGTAAttttcatgatttttttttttattatttttttttaagtcattCGAAAGCCAGATGTTTTAGGCTTAATTATAGTGAAGCAAGTCAATTCTGGTCttcatatatactgaacaaaaatataaacgcaacatgtaaagtgtttgtcccatgattcatgagctgaaataaaaggtcccagcaatgttccatatgcacaaaatattatttctctcaaattatgtgcacaaatttgtttatccctgttagtgagcatttttccattgccaagataatccatccacctgacaggtttggcatatcaagaagctgatttaaacagcatggtcattacacaggtgcaccttgtgctgggggcaataaaagaccactctaaaatgtgcacaacacagggagtgtgcaattgggatgctgactgcaggaatgtccaccagagctattgccagggAATTgtatgttaatttatctaccataagctgcctccaatgtcgttttagagattttggcagtatgtccaactggccccaCAACcaaagaccacgtgtaaccatgccagcccaggacctccacatccggcttcttcttTTTCCAACTGCTATGACTGATTGGTGGCACGGTCTGCGAAGACACTTGGCTCATAGTTTAATGGTTGGGTGTTCTAATCACACAGGGCAGATATCCTTTATTTACAATATTTGTCCTGTACCCACGCATTTTTTCATTCTGAAAAGTGAAAGCATCCCTGGGAGAGGGGTTGCCCttgtagtagttgtaggtttttatacagtacccaagacCAATCTGAGTTAATTTGACAATTGGAAAAAGAGCTACTGTGTAAATACTGCAATGCGGGTTGGATTGAATTGAGTCCCTAATTTTCATTTTCAAGGTGATTGCACTTTTCTTCCCAAAACAATACCGCAATAAATGTAAGTCCACATTTCAAATATTGTTTTTGCGACCCATGAGGGATTTTAATTTACACCGCAAATGGCAATAGATGTCAGGAACGCTGCGCCTTACCACTGAGATAAATATCCAGAGATATTTGTTCACGGTGAACATCATTTTCTTATCAGAGTGTGCCAGTGGACTGGTAAGTATGCATTAGTGAGAAAATGTGGGGATCAGGTACAACTATGTTTACCTACCCACCCAGAACTTCTCACctgaatgcattttttttatttgaagggGTGGGAAAATGCTGAAATTGGGGTTGAGTTACCCTTTTAAAAACCTTCTCAGTTGAACCCAGAACATGAATAATTTAAATTTTCTACACTATAAATGGACTATTCCCTGGGGATCTACAGGTTTAGAATGTTGGTTGGGCTTTAGTTGGCTTTAGTTTGCTAACGTTAATGCTTATGACTGTGCTAATCCTGAACCTAAGGAGGAAACTAATCTGTGAAACCAGACAAATTATTCACATGCAGCTCAAAGATCAATGAATGAACTGACTAACCCTCATTGACAGATTTTACCTATTTTCTTTATAAGAAACCGACCACCCATTGGATTCAAAAGCATGGGTTATAGCAAGGTTATTGTTAATGACTATTATGAATATTTGTTTCACCTTTATAGCCCCACTTATGATGCTCATGAATAGAAGGACTGGTCACACCATTGCTATTAAGACTCAAATGTGTGAGCAGACTGAGCACATATGAGTACATCACCTTGCCAGCTCCTGTCACCACTAACTAATGGTATGATGCAGTGCTAGACTCTAAACAACCTGAGTATTGTACTGGGCTCCTCCTGCAAGTACTGTAACTCTCCTAAATTTAGAGCAATGTGCCTTctatttcccctctctcctctggcaTCGTAGATTGACCCCTCTTTCCTCTCAGTGCCAACCAAGGCTTTGTTAGAACCAGACAGCCTCCCATCCTTCTGTTTCTAATCTTTTAACCTTTCTgcatccctctccatccctctcttgtTCCTTACTTCCTGCCTCTCTTCCTGACTCCCCCTGTACTTGTCCCTGACCCCTAAAGGACTGCCACCTGGCCTTATTATTCAAGGTACTTTCCTTCCCATCATGTCTGACTCTCTGGCCACCAttttgttttctgttgtcctGGTGATGAATTATGTTTTAGACTCGACTTGTGGTCACTCGTCTTCTGGTTTGTTATGCATTTTTGCTTAGAAAATGACTAAGGTTGTGAATTTATTTAATTTGAGAAAATGTTGACTGTATTTTAGGCACTGTTGTCCTGTCTGACATGGAACTCGTATGAATGTGTGATGCTACAGTATAGTAACAACggctctccctcctgtctcctagGACTCTGGACATCCTTGTACAGCCAACGATCCTGACAACTGCCTCATGCCTGTTTCACCTCAGCACTTCATAGACCTCTTCAAATTCTAGACCTCCTTTTGATACTCCAGACCAGGAGAGGGGTGACTTTCAACCCCTCCTCGCCTTGCCTCTCCTCAccgtgtatagtgtgtgtataaaACAAAGGGCTCAGAGGAAGAAGACGTGTTTTGTTGTTTCATATTTTTCTGCATATTTTTGACTCTGACTGAAAACAacagagaggaaaaggagagatGATATTACGTTTTTGAGTGTGAGGCATGGATGGCATTAAAGAGAACTGCAGTGCTCGTTATTGACACCTTGTTGGGAAATAACTGATTATTCCATGTGATGGCTTGGTGGCCATTTTAGGCCAGTttgcctgttttttttttgttagtTTCCTTGGTAACATAATGTATGTCCAATGTAGTTGTAGGTCTCtgtttatgtacagtatatctccTTCTGTGTATTTTCACCCTGCATATTTGAGGCGTCAACACTAAAAATAAATGTACGTTTGCTGTAACAATTACTTTTTACGATACACCTTTTGTCAGAAGAACTTTCAAGTAGAcagtaaaaaaatgaaatgtaaacaTGACTTTATGGGGGGGTTTGTAATATTGCTTTAACATTCCAACTGATATGTAACTTATAGTTGGCTACTCTTGTTGGTATTATCATTCATTTCCTGGGATAGAAGCGATctaattataaaaaataataaaggcGTTCATGGCTGTGGTTGCTATGGGAATCATCTGACCTTTTTCCTTTTAAAATCCACTATAATATGACATAGACCCTTAACATCCAGGCAGATCACAGCAGCACAGGAGACTGAGCAGAGCATGTTCGACAACATTCACATGAACCCTCCGTCTGAGGTTAAGGCCATGCATAGAGCATTCATAACTGGAGTCCTAAACAGTCATGACAGCCAATGTAAGCTAGTTGGCTAGCGAGCGGCTAGGCTGTATGAAGGAGAGTGTTCCTGCATGTTTCTCCACATTGTAAACTATTCTGTTGTTGAAGTCCGGCACAGTAAATCGGACCGTGCATTTACCTAGGAGTGAACACAATGACACCTTGTTGAAATAAGCAGATCCAGACAATCCAGGCAGGGCAGGTCTTTATTCTTCTGAACAAATGTGACCCTTCTTTTTAGTAAATACAGAAGCTCTAACAGCCATCGTCGGCAAGGAACCTGTATCTGTGCACAAACGTGGCTGTGGAAAAAGGGACTAAGTAGAATTTGAAAATAAAGGCACATATTTAAATGAAAGGATTGTCCAAGTCTAACCACCTACAAGTGGAAAGCCTGATTCTGTTTGGAATTAAAATATACATTTGCAATCACACACAAAACAATCAGTGTTTTTGCtatgaaaatgaaataaaatgattCTTCAATAACTCACTGCTATCCTATTAAAGCAccaacacacacatttacacaggcACATACAACAGCAGATCTCATGTTAACATTGTCTGTTGAATTAGTTTGTCACAGTCCCAAAAGCACCTCGGCTGCTGGCAAAATTGTTGGAAACCATGAAAACTGGAATACAGGAAGTTTCTCATGGCCGTGAATGAGAAGGGAGGGGTGTGGCTAGATGGTATACAGCTACGGTaaaaaagttgtattttctaGTCGTGCCGGGAgtttttgcattttagctaaccctaacccttttcctaaccttaacctaaattatcctaacctgctgtgtaagttcTCCTAGCCTGCTACAAAAAGTACATTCTGTCCGTAGCTGAAAACCATTTAGTCAAAACCAGGGAGGGGTGCCGCAGTGATGCATGCTGGGATTGCCCATCACATCATTTGATCCTCATAGTGAGCTTGGTCTAGTAGTAGTCTATTCCAATATGGTGAGCAGAGAAGCATGccacaacacatactgtagagaaaGGCACATCATGGCATTTTGTCTAATTGGGGAAACAGACTGCATGCAGAAAATGGCGCTCAGTCCTCTTATTGCATGGAAAATGTTTCTTACTATCATTAGATTTGACTGTACAGTATTCATGACACTCCAGTGGACCGCCATTTGCTGGACTTGTAACAACATTTGGATCATATCATTCATTAACAATACTCCAGATTCAGCAGCCTAtattcacaaacacacattcgCACTTATGGTTCAGAGCCTGGAAGGCTTATTACACGTTATTGGACAAAGCATTTTAAGCCTTTTAGCTATGCTTATTAGGAGCTAAGACTTCTGACACATTCCTCTCCCAATAGACATTTACTGCAGGGCCAGGGAGGGCAAACAGCATGGAAAACGCATCATTAAATTTGGCCTACAGTAGCATAGTTGGTCTTGTTCTCAAACTACACTCTAGCATAAAACATGAATGCCTATGTCACAATACAAAATCTATTTTGGAAATCATTCTCTTGGCTTGATAATATAAAATGGTCAAAGGCCAGTGGATAGCACAGTTTAAGGTAGTGTAAGGCCTTCATGTGTTTGCTTTTTTACTTTCCAACCTCTTATCTATGACATCCTTTTCAAGATGGTGACCCTTTTCTCTACACTGCCAAATGAGTCCACTCAGATCAACCTAGCATAAAGTGTTCCCAGGCTCAATGTCTCTGCAACATTAAAACACCACAATTTCAACACAGTCAACAATAATAGATTTGAATGACCTTGTCTGCTTTGTAAGTTCATCTGCTATGTTGAGGAGTGAACAGTCATAGGGATATATGGGCTGTGTTCATCTATGCTGTACGGAAAAGTCAGGACTGCACTCAGAATGTCAATGGAGGAATACAAAATCAGTTCTTTATgcagcacagagacagacaggcatgtCTTTTTCCCTCCTCTTAATTTGAGGAAAGAGGTGAGGGGCAGGGATTGCTGGCAGGTAAGGGGTAAAGCTTTTATTTAAACCCCTCCCATGTCTCCGAAACGCTGCCTCGGCTCCGCCTCCTGATTCCGGCCAGCTTGCCTTTGGCGCGGGCCGTCCACCTGACGGCCGTGGAATCCCGTGATTCTGACAGGTTGGCGTAGTGCGACGAGTCTTCCTCTAGACCCAGACCTGTCCAGGAGGGCAGCCCCAGCGGGAGCCCCAGGGCCTGGGGGAAGGACACAGGCGAGTCCCTGGTCCCACTCTGAGCCTCCATTGCCTCCTCGGTGGGTGTCTCGGTTTGGTCGGGCAACTGCGGCGGCTCCCAGCCCTCCAGCTTGTCCAGTTTCCTGGTGGGCGTGATCTGCCTCATCGTCATGGTGACGCTGTCCCAGAAGCAGT of Salmo trutta chromosome 1, fSalTru1.1, whole genome shotgun sequence contains these proteins:
- the si:ch211-225h24.2 gene encoding testis development-related protein — encoded protein: MFKKSKSKVLVDYASEEDEISWHHQHTYKDKDPEGEDEEEAVSPVSKEVKVKKVKSKKERRDKKMFSSQDDEHFLLTGVTLADRRGSHKKNKEEGKEKNKPITEKGHCFWDSVTMTMRQITPTRKLDKLEGWEPPQLPDQTETPTEEAMEAQSGTRDSPVSFPQALGLPLGLPSWTGLGLEEDSSHYANLSESRDSTAVRWTARAKGKLAGIRRRSRGSVSETWEGFK